From one Leptospira stimsonii genomic stretch:
- the rplX gene encoding 50S ribosomal protein L24 produces the protein MAKLTYRGSEYTKFKKFRFKKNDEVICIAGKEKGKKGKVLSIDKKRDRVIVEGINKRKRFMRPTQENPQGGVIEVEAAIHISNVMFYDSKKKAGVRVGFETIKGKKVRVSRPDKKEL, from the coding sequence ATGGCTAAGTTGACTTATCGTGGATCCGAATACACGAAATTCAAAAAGTTCCGCTTCAAGAAGAACGATGAAGTTATCTGCATCGCCGGAAAAGAGAAGGGAAAAAAAGGCAAGGTTCTCTCTATCGATAAGAAAAGAGACCGCGTAATCGTAGAAGGGATCAATAAAAGAAAACGTTTTATGAGACCGACTCAAGAGAATCCTCAAGGTGGAGTGATCGAAGTGGAAGCCGCGATTCATATCTCCAACGTGATGTTTTACGACTCCAAGAAAAAAGCGGGAGTTCGCGTCGGATTCGAGACTATCAAAGGGAAAAAGGTCCGTGTGAGCAGACCGGATAAAAAAGAGTTATAA
- the infA gene encoding translation initiation factor IF-1, producing MAKEEAITVDGTVLEPLPNAMFRVELENGHKVLAHISGKMRMHYIRILPGDKVTVELSPYDLSKGRITYRKK from the coding sequence GTGGCAAAGGAAGAAGCGATCACAGTCGATGGCACCGTACTTGAGCCCCTGCCCAACGCGATGTTCCGTGTAGAATTGGAAAATGGTCATAAGGTTTTGGCCCATATTTCCGGAAAGATGAGAATGCACTATATCCGGATTTTACCGGGTGATAAAGTTACGGTAGAACTCTCCCCTTACGATCTTTCTAAGGGTAGAATTACTTACCGCAAAAAGTAG
- the rpmJ gene encoding 50S ribosomal protein L36 — MKVRTSVKKICSSCKVIRRKGVIRVICTNPKHKQRQA, encoded by the coding sequence ATGAAAGTAAGAACATCAGTTAAGAAAATCTGCTCTAGCTGCAAGGTTATCAGAAGAAAAGGTGTAATCCGCGTGATCTGCACCAATCCGAAACACAAACAAAGGCAAGCATAA
- the rpsK gene encoding 30S ribosomal protein S11: protein MADDKKSKKEKKVKKKEKKVVPRGKVYITASFNNTIVTITDMAGNTISWSTSGAMGFRGSKKSTPYAAQIAAGNAAEKAMDAAGLQEVDVMVSGPGIGRESAIRSLVARGLNIKMIKDVTPLPHNGCRPRKRRRV from the coding sequence ATGGCTGACGATAAGAAATCCAAGAAAGAAAAGAAAGTTAAAAAGAAGGAAAAGAAGGTCGTTCCTCGCGGGAAAGTTTATATAACCGCGTCCTTCAATAACACGATCGTAACCATAACGGATATGGCGGGGAATACGATCTCCTGGTCCACGTCCGGTGCGATGGGATTCCGTGGATCCAAAAAATCCACTCCGTATGCGGCTCAGATCGCGGCTGGAAATGCGGCTGAAAAAGCTATGGATGCGGCCGGCTTGCAAGAAGTAGACGTAATGGTTTCCGGACCCGGCATTGGCCGCGAGTCTGCGATTCGTTCTTTGGTTGCCAGAGGATTGAACATTAAGATGATTAAGGATGTGACTCCATTGCCTCACAATGGTTGCCGTCCGCGTAAGAGAAGAAGGGTCTAA
- the rpsM gene encoding 30S ribosomal protein S13, which translates to MARIAGIDLPREKRIVIGLTYIFGIGNSLSRGILKKAGVDEKIRVKDLNEAQEAAIRKAIEESAKVEGDLRSEIQLNIKRLMDIGCYRGLRHRRGLPVNGQRTRTNARTRKGGKKTVANKKKVTK; encoded by the coding sequence ATGGCGCGTATTGCAGGTATTGACCTTCCAAGAGAAAAAAGAATTGTTATTGGATTAACCTATATCTTCGGAATAGGAAATTCCTTATCGAGAGGAATTTTGAAAAAGGCCGGAGTAGACGAAAAGATTCGCGTAAAGGACCTTAACGAGGCTCAAGAAGCGGCGATTCGTAAGGCGATTGAAGAAAGTGCAAAAGTGGAAGGGGACCTGCGTTCCGAAATCCAACTGAACATCAAACGTTTGATGGACATTGGATGCTACAGAGGACTCAGACATAGAAGAGGTCTTCCGGTCAATGGTCAAAGAACCAGAACCAACGCCAGAACCAGAAAGGGCGGCAAGAAGACTGTAGCGAATAAGAAAAAGGTAACTAAGTAA
- the rplF gene encoding 50S ribosomal protein L6 translates to MSRIGKAEIKLPEKVEVKQENANIKVKGPLGELSTPIFEGLSVKNENGIVKLERSNEDQKVVALHGLTRALLMNCVKGVSQGWEKNLEITGVGYRAQKRGEDLVMSLGYSHEVVYKAPKGIKIDVLEQLKIKVTGIDKQLVGQVAADIRSKRPPEPYKGKGIKYAEEFIKKKAGKTGKK, encoded by the coding sequence ATGTCCAGAATTGGTAAGGCAGAAATCAAGCTTCCCGAAAAAGTCGAAGTGAAGCAAGAAAACGCAAATATTAAAGTAAAAGGTCCTCTTGGGGAACTTTCTACACCGATCTTTGAAGGTCTTTCCGTGAAGAATGAAAACGGAATCGTAAAACTGGAAAGAAGCAACGAGGATCAAAAGGTCGTCGCTCTTCACGGTTTAACGAGAGCCCTTCTTATGAATTGTGTAAAAGGTGTAAGCCAAGGTTGGGAAAAAAATCTCGAGATCACTGGGGTCGGTTACAGAGCTCAGAAAAGAGGGGAAGACTTGGTGATGAGCCTTGGGTATTCTCACGAGGTTGTTTATAAAGCTCCTAAAGGCATTAAGATCGATGTACTGGAACAGCTGAAAATTAAGGTAACTGGAATCGATAAACAACTTGTTGGACAAGTTGCGGCAGATATCCGTTCTAAGAGACCGCCCGAGCCTTACAAAGGAAAGGGAATTAAATACGCTGAAGAGTTCATCAAGAAAAAGGCCGGAAAAACAGGTAAGAAGTAA
- the rpsQ gene encoding 30S ribosomal protein S17, translated as MTAGKQHINKSLLTEGKVVSNSMDKTVVIVVETRKTHPRFKKIVRKTVKLKVHDEKNECTIGDKILAIETRPLSREKRHRLYKIVEKAK; from the coding sequence ATGACAGCCGGGAAACAACATATCAACAAATCGCTTCTTACCGAAGGGAAAGTTGTGAGCAACTCGATGGATAAAACCGTCGTTATCGTTGTGGAGACCAGAAAAACTCACCCTCGTTTTAAGAAGATCGTCAGAAAAACCGTAAAACTCAAGGTTCATGACGAGAAGAACGAATGCACGATCGGGGATAAAATCCTCGCGATTGAAACTCGTCCTCTGTCTAGAGAAAAAAGACATAGACTGTATAAAATCGTAGAGAAGGCGAAGTGA
- the rplE gene encoding 50S ribosomal protein L5 produces the protein MAARLRTKYKKEIVPELNKKFNFESIMQVPRLEKIVLNVGMGEAHTNPKALEAAVEELALITGQRPVKTKAKKSIAGFKIREGMSLGCMVTLRGDYMYEFLDRLVNVALPRVRDFKGVNDKGFDGRGNYNMSIKEQIIFPEIKVDKINTLYGINMTFVTNSKSNEEAFSLLAAFGMPYRNQK, from the coding sequence ATGGCAGCTAGACTCAGAACAAAGTATAAAAAAGAAATCGTTCCCGAATTGAACAAGAAGTTCAACTTCGAATCCATCATGCAGGTTCCTCGTCTTGAGAAGATCGTTCTCAACGTGGGTATGGGCGAAGCTCATACAAATCCTAAGGCTCTCGAAGCCGCGGTGGAAGAATTAGCACTCATTACCGGACAGAGACCGGTTAAGACAAAGGCAAAAAAATCGATCGCGGGATTCAAAATCCGCGAAGGGATGAGCCTTGGTTGTATGGTAACTCTGCGCGGGGACTATATGTATGAGTTCCTGGACAGATTAGTGAACGTGGCTCTTCCTCGGGTTCGTGATTTCAAAGGTGTGAACGACAAGGGATTCGACGGTCGCGGAAACTACAACATGAGCATTAAAGAACAGATCATTTTCCCCGAGATCAAGGTTGATAAGATCAACACTCTCTACGGGATCAATATGACTTTTGTAACCAATTCAAAATCGAACGAGGAAGCCTTTAGCCTTCTTGCCGCGTTTGGAATGCCTTACAGGAACCAGAAATAA
- the rplR gene encoding 50S ribosomal protein L18: MIDKLKKSLSKIKRAERSRFKLKKLGNRPRLVFNKSNKYLSCQIIDDAQGVTLAYATTSEKTFAGEGKSKKDVGAAKVLGKLIAERGSQKGVKQVMLDRSGMIFHGRIAAFAEGAREAGLEF; this comes from the coding sequence ATGATTGATAAACTAAAGAAAAGTCTTTCCAAAATCAAAAGAGCGGAACGTTCTAGATTTAAGTTAAAAAAATTAGGAAACCGCCCTCGCTTAGTTTTTAATAAATCGAACAAGTATCTGAGCTGTCAGATCATCGATGACGCGCAAGGTGTAACACTCGCTTACGCGACTACTTCCGAAAAAACTTTCGCCGGCGAAGGCAAAAGTAAGAAGGATGTGGGTGCCGCTAAAGTTCTTGGGAAGTTAATCGCAGAAAGAGGTTCCCAAAAGGGAGTGAAACAAGTCATGCTGGATCGTTCCGGAATGATCTTTCACGGAAGAATCGCGGCTTTTGCGGAAGGCGCGAGAGAAGCAGGACTGGAGTTCTAA
- the rpmC gene encoding 50S ribosomal protein L29, with translation MKKIKLQELKDSEILEQLEEARKVLRNSRFQYGVARSLENPKVIHNTKKKIAKLLTIQRERQLKASPGEKKSKIFSRAKRKKKNLARISAKVKG, from the coding sequence ATGAAAAAGATCAAATTACAAGAATTGAAAGACAGCGAAATTCTTGAGCAACTCGAAGAAGCGAGAAAAGTTTTAAGAAACTCTCGTTTTCAATATGGTGTCGCTCGTTCTTTGGAAAACCCGAAAGTGATCCACAATACGAAGAAGAAGATCGCTAAACTTCTGACCATTCAGAGAGAAAGACAACTGAAGGCCAGTCCGGGAGAGAAAAAATCGAAAATTTTCTCCCGTGCAAAAAGAAAGAAAAAAAATCTCGCGAGAATCAGCGCGAAGGTTAAGGGCTAA
- a CDS encoding DNA-directed RNA polymerase subunit alpha, giving the protein MSLKSLLKGFKRPKKIEFNTEANTPNYGKFVAEPFERGFATTIGNSLRRTLMSSIEGAAISAIRIEGVNHEFSFIEGVAEDVTRIILNLKQVRIKYEPEEKDQSKIIHLELKGAGYFRAGDLAVDSSIEIMNPDLHIATLNEDANLIMDLEIQRGRGYVPAEEKKKDIEVLGTIPVDSIFSPVQKVVFEVSETRVAQRSDYEKLTLEVWTDGSVSPDDAVAQAAKILKEHLTVFINFEEELEEEDDELDEADEKLKASLSKHVEELELSVRSLNVLRSLEIDFIGDLVKRSEEEMSKSKHYSDQCLQELKTKLSTLGLSFGMRDF; this is encoded by the coding sequence TTGTCTCTCAAAAGCTTACTCAAAGGATTTAAACGTCCTAAGAAGATAGAATTCAACACGGAAGCGAACACCCCGAATTACGGGAAGTTCGTTGCAGAGCCATTTGAAAGGGGTTTTGCCACAACTATCGGTAACTCTCTCAGAAGGACCCTTATGTCCTCGATCGAGGGAGCGGCGATTTCCGCGATTCGTATCGAAGGTGTGAATCACGAGTTCTCCTTTATCGAAGGCGTTGCGGAAGACGTTACCAGAATCATTCTCAACCTGAAACAAGTTCGTATCAAATACGAGCCGGAAGAAAAAGACCAGAGTAAGATCATTCACCTGGAACTGAAAGGTGCGGGATATTTTAGAGCAGGGGATCTTGCAGTAGATTCATCTATCGAAATTATGAATCCGGATCTTCACATCGCCACTCTCAATGAAGATGCAAATCTCATCATGGATTTGGAAATTCAAAGAGGAAGAGGATATGTTCCTGCGGAAGAAAAGAAAAAAGACATCGAAGTTCTCGGAACGATTCCTGTAGACTCGATCTTCTCTCCGGTTCAAAAAGTAGTTTTCGAAGTTTCCGAGACCCGTGTTGCTCAGAGATCCGATTATGAAAAATTAACTCTGGAAGTCTGGACGGACGGATCCGTTTCTCCCGACGACGCTGTTGCTCAAGCGGCAAAAATCTTAAAAGAGCACCTTACAGTATTTATCAATTTCGAAGAAGAACTGGAAGAGGAAGACGACGAACTGGATGAAGCTGATGAAAAACTCAAAGCTTCCTTGTCTAAACATGTGGAAGAATTGGAACTCTCCGTTCGTTCTCTCAATGTTCTAAGAAGTCTGGAAATCGATTTTATCGGAGACCTCGTAAAGAGATCCGAAGAAGAAATGTCGAAATCCAAACACTACAGCGACCAGTGTCTACAGGAGTTGAAAACGAAACTTTCCACTCTCGGTCTCTCTTTCGGAATGAGGGATTTCTAA
- the secY gene encoding preprotein translocase subunit SecY: MLNTFKNIFRIPELRQKIIFTLSMLLLFRMGTHITIPGVNPVVVAGIANDPSSEGLLGMVDLFAGGALLKFSIFALGIMPYISSSIVMQLFMVLVPSLQKLQKEGEEGRKKIGQYTKYGTVILCAIQSLAVIQLAKGWSTGTELEPARYPGLINSSVIPYFYLIGILSITTGTVLLIWLGEQITERGIGNGISLLIFAGIIGRLPESMVQLFSTDTMDALNVLILLILFILLISLTVLLTQGVRKVPLQYGKQMVGRKMVQAKSQSIPFKVNGANVMPIIFASSLILFPQTIIQWLSSSSEQWAGWAIIMDFFNPFSQIWYHALFYFIIYTSLIVFFAYFYTAIQFNPTELAENLKKYGGFIPGIRPGSHTKEYIEKVLNRITLPGAMFLAGLALAPYIIIKFLDLSSNSGGGSLVYTFGGTSLLIMVGVALETLKQIESQLLMRNYEGFMKKSKIKGRS; this comes from the coding sequence ATGCTGAACACTTTTAAAAACATATTTAGAATTCCGGAGTTACGCCAGAAGATTATTTTTACTCTGAGCATGCTTCTGTTGTTCCGTATGGGTACACACATTACGATTCCCGGCGTCAACCCTGTGGTTGTTGCAGGAATCGCAAACGATCCATCTTCCGAAGGACTTCTCGGAATGGTGGATCTTTTCGCGGGTGGAGCTTTGTTAAAATTCTCCATCTTCGCACTCGGGATCATGCCTTATATTTCTTCTTCGATCGTGATGCAATTATTCATGGTCCTCGTTCCTTCTCTTCAAAAACTTCAAAAAGAAGGAGAAGAAGGAAGAAAGAAAATCGGTCAGTACACAAAATATGGAACCGTGATTCTTTGCGCGATCCAATCCTTGGCGGTAATTCAACTCGCGAAGGGCTGGTCTACAGGAACCGAGCTCGAACCAGCAAGATATCCGGGACTGATCAACTCCAGCGTTATTCCGTATTTCTATTTAATCGGTATTTTATCCATTACCACCGGAACCGTTCTTTTGATCTGGCTCGGCGAGCAAATTACAGAAAGAGGAATCGGAAACGGTATTTCTCTTTTGATCTTTGCTGGTATTATCGGAAGACTCCCTGAATCTATGGTTCAACTTTTTTCCACAGATACGATGGACGCTCTGAATGTTCTGATTCTTTTGATTCTTTTTATTCTTCTCATTTCTCTTACCGTTTTGTTAACACAAGGTGTGAGAAAAGTTCCTCTTCAATACGGGAAACAGATGGTAGGAAGAAAGATGGTTCAGGCGAAAAGCCAGTCCATTCCTTTCAAAGTAAACGGCGCAAACGTTATGCCGATCATCTTTGCTTCTTCTTTGATTTTATTTCCACAGACGATCATTCAGTGGTTGTCATCGAGTAGCGAACAGTGGGCGGGTTGGGCGATCATCATGGACTTTTTCAATCCATTCTCCCAGATCTGGTATCACGCGTTATTCTACTTTATCATCTATACTTCTTTGATCGTATTCTTCGCATATTTTTATACTGCGATTCAGTTCAATCCGACCGAGTTGGCTGAAAACCTGAAGAAATACGGCGGGTTCATTCCAGGGATTCGTCCGGGTTCTCATACAAAAGAATATATCGAAAAAGTATTAAACAGAATCACTCTTCCGGGCGCGATGTTCCTGGCGGGTCTGGCTCTGGCTCCTTATATCATCATCAAATTCTTAGATCTGAGTTCCAACTCCGGCGGCGGTTCTCTGGTTTATACTTTCGGTGGAACCTCTCTTTTGATCATGGTAGGGGTTGCGCTGGAGACTTTGAAACAAATCGAGTCTCAACTTTTAATGAGAAATTATGAAGGCTTCATGAAGAAGTCGAAAATCAAGGGAAGGTCTTAA
- the rpsD gene encoding 30S ribosomal protein S4 encodes MARYRGPVVKIMRREGVDLFLKSSYTFNKDKFHRKGPPGMPTKRKGKVSEYGAQLREKQKLKRAYGLLEKQFRRYYEEASHAHGVTGEILLQLLERRLDNVLYRLGFAVTRRQARNFIAHRHILVNGDRVDIPSYRLNVGDKVEIRDKFKTSTFIADNIRLSQSLQGVPSWLSADYTNFGGDVTALPERHHIDLPVKEQVIVELYSK; translated from the coding sequence ATGGCAAGATATAGAGGTCCTGTTGTAAAAATCATGAGAAGGGAGGGAGTCGATCTCTTCCTTAAGTCGAGCTATACTTTTAATAAAGATAAATTCCACCGCAAAGGGCCTCCTGGTATGCCTACTAAGCGGAAAGGAAAAGTGTCGGAATACGGCGCTCAGCTTCGCGAAAAACAAAAACTCAAAAGAGCATACGGTCTTTTGGAAAAACAATTCCGCAGATATTACGAAGAAGCTTCTCACGCTCACGGTGTGACCGGTGAAATTCTTCTTCAACTTTTGGAAAGAAGATTGGATAATGTTCTCTATCGTCTTGGTTTCGCGGTAACTCGTCGCCAAGCGAGAAACTTCATCGCTCACAGACATATCCTTGTGAACGGAGATAGAGTGGATATTCCTTCCTACAGACTCAACGTAGGCGATAAAGTGGAAATTCGCGACAAGTTCAAAACTTCTACCTTCATTGCAGATAACATTCGTTTATCGCAATCGTTGCAGGGAGTTCCATCTTGGTTATCGGCAGATTACACAAACTTTGGCGGGGACGTAACGGCATTGCCTGAACGCCACCATATCGATCTACCGGTTAAAGAACAGGTAATCGTAGAGCTTTACTCTAAATAA
- the rplP gene encoding 50S ribosomal protein L16, translating to MLSPKRVKFRKRQRGRLKGTDERGSLVSFGEFGLKAVTSGRLTARQIEAARITINRQVKRGGKLWIRIFPHTPITKKPAETRMGKGKGNPEFWIAEIRPGRILFEMSGIDEETAKKALNLASYKLPIHTEFVKRSVL from the coding sequence ATGTTATCACCTAAACGTGTAAAGTTCAGAAAAAGACAAAGAGGAAGACTCAAAGGAACCGACGAAAGAGGTTCTTTAGTTTCCTTCGGAGAATTCGGTTTAAAAGCCGTTACTTCCGGAAGACTGACTGCGAGACAGATTGAAGCCGCAAGGATTACTATCAACCGCCAAGTAAAAAGAGGCGGGAAACTCTGGATCAGGATCTTCCCTCACACTCCAATCACCAAAAAACCAGCCGAAACTCGGATGGGGAAAGGAAAGGGGAATCCTGAGTTCTGGATTGCTGAGATCCGTCCAGGAAGAATTCTTTTTGAAATGAGCGGAATCGACGAAGAAACCGCAAAGAAAGCCCTGAACCTGGCTTCTTACAAACTACCGATTCATACTGAATTCGTGAAAAGGTCTGTTCTATGA
- the rplO gene encoding 50S ribosomal protein L15, with protein MKKERLEQAKAFGKERAKKKKNTDTSSNLIPVPKGAKKEKKRVGRGPGSKVGKTAGRGSKGQYARNSVRRGFEGGQMPIHRRLPKRGFTAKFHKEFYPVNLRDIEKSGLTGNIDAKTMVQSKILDKETTLFKILGTGEIKKAIHVIADGFSQSAKEKIEKAGGSIKLRAELELAASETKK; from the coding sequence ATGAAAAAAGAAAGACTTGAGCAGGCGAAAGCGTTCGGTAAAGAGCGCGCAAAAAAGAAGAAAAACACGGACACTTCTTCCAACCTGATTCCTGTTCCTAAGGGAGCGAAGAAGGAAAAGAAAAGAGTGGGTCGCGGACCGGGCTCGAAAGTCGGTAAAACCGCAGGTCGCGGATCCAAAGGTCAGTATGCAAGAAATAGCGTTCGCCGGGGATTCGAAGGTGGTCAGATGCCGATCCACCGAAGACTGCCAAAACGCGGGTTTACTGCTAAATTTCACAAGGAATTCTACCCTGTGAACTTAAGAGATATCGAGAAATCAGGTTTGACCGGAAACATAGATGCAAAAACCATGGTTCAATCCAAGATTCTTGATAAAGAAACGACTCTTTTTAAGATTTTGGGGACCGGAGAAATCAAAAAAGCGATCCACGTGATTGCGGACGGATTCTCTCAATCGGCCAAGGAAAAAATCGAGAAAGCGGGCGGATCTATCAAATTACGCGCTGAACTCGAGTTGGCCGCATCTGAAACTAAAAAATAA
- the rplN gene encoding 50S ribosomal protein L14, translating into MIQQETWLQVADNSGIKKVMCIKVLGGSKKRYASVGDEIIVAVKDAQPAFGLKDSTGKKVHNKAVQRAVVVRTTKEIRRPDGSYIRFDDNACAIIDDKGNPKGTRIFGPVARELRDKKYAKIISLAPEVL; encoded by the coding sequence ATGATCCAACAAGAAACATGGCTCCAGGTTGCGGATAACTCCGGAATCAAAAAGGTAATGTGTATTAAGGTTCTGGGCGGATCTAAGAAAAGATACGCTTCCGTCGGCGACGAAATCATCGTCGCGGTGAAAGACGCTCAACCTGCTTTCGGTCTGAAAGATTCTACAGGTAAAAAAGTTCATAACAAGGCGGTTCAAAGAGCGGTCGTTGTGAGAACTACCAAAGAAATCAGAAGACCGGACGGATCTTACATCCGTTTCGATGACAACGCTTGTGCGATCATCGATGATAAAGGAAATCCTAAGGGAACCAGGATCTTTGGACCGGTTGCCCGCGAACTCAGAGATAAAAAATACGCTAAGATTATCTCTCTCGCTCCGGAGGTATTATAA
- a CDS encoding adenylate kinase: MKNIIFMGPPGAGKGTQAKILCQNLGIPQISTGDILREAVKNQTPMGVEAKRYMDAGDLVPDSVVIGIIKDRIREADCKNGFLLDGFPRTVEQADALDSLLKGEGKSIDKAINLQVPDAELLKRLLSRAEIEGRADDNEATIKNRLDNYNKKTLPLLDYYAAQKKLSQVNGVGSLEEVTSLIQKELA; encoded by the coding sequence ATGAAGAATATTATTTTCATGGGGCCTCCCGGGGCAGGAAAAGGAACGCAGGCAAAGATTCTTTGTCAGAACCTTGGAATCCCACAGATTTCCACCGGTGATATTCTCCGCGAAGCGGTAAAGAATCAAACTCCGATGGGAGTCGAAGCAAAACGTTATATGGATGCGGGCGATTTAGTTCCTGATTCTGTCGTAATCGGAATCATCAAAGATCGCATCCGGGAAGCGGATTGCAAGAATGGATTTTTATTGGATGGTTTTCCGAGAACCGTGGAACAAGCGGACGCTCTGGATTCTCTTTTAAAAGGGGAAGGAAAATCGATCGATAAAGCGATCAATCTTCAAGTTCCGGATGCGGAACTTTTGAAGAGACTTTTGAGTCGCGCGGAAATCGAAGGACGTGCGGACGACAACGAAGCGACGATTAAGAATCGTCTGGATAATTATAACAAGAAGACTCTTCCTCTTCTGGACTACTACGCGGCACAAAAGAAACTTTCTCAAGTGAACGGAGTCGGGTCCCTGGAAGAGGTGACTTCTTTGATTCAAAAGGAGCTAGCTTAA
- the rpsE gene encoding 30S ribosomal protein S5, with translation MAYQDEESKEYSEKVVKIDRVAKVVKGGRRFSFNALSVVGDQKGKVGIGFGKANEVPDAIRKSIEAAKKHLVKINFKGHTIPHEVVGKFKSARVILKPSTAGTGIIAGASVRSIVEKAGIQDVLTKSWGSSNPVNIVKATLDALEQLETPILAARKRGISLNRLFGKD, from the coding sequence ATGGCATATCAAGACGAAGAATCGAAAGAATATTCTGAGAAGGTCGTTAAAATCGACCGCGTTGCGAAAGTGGTGAAAGGGGGACGTAGATTCTCCTTCAACGCACTGAGCGTAGTAGGCGATCAAAAAGGAAAAGTGGGAATCGGTTTTGGTAAAGCAAACGAAGTTCCCGACGCGATCCGTAAATCGATCGAAGCCGCAAAGAAGCACCTCGTAAAAATCAATTTTAAAGGTCATACGATTCCTCACGAAGTGGTTGGAAAGTTCAAGTCCGCAAGAGTGATCTTGAAACCAAGTACTGCAGGAACCGGGATCATCGCGGGAGCCTCCGTTCGTTCCATCGTGGAAAAAGCGGGGATCCAAGACGTTCTTACAAAGTCTTGGGGTTCATCCAATCCTGTGAACATCGTGAAGGCGACTCTGGACGCTCTCGAGCAATTGGAAACTCCGATTCTCGCGGCACGCAAAAGAGGAATCAGCCTCAACAGACTTTTCGGAAAAGACTAA
- the rpsH gene encoding 30S ribosomal protein S8, whose amino-acid sequence MSMSDPIGDMLTRIRNAGRAKHETCLVPGSKIKKSILDLMKEEGFIRDYEPVKVNETFEDYKVFLKYDQTKRPIIRELIRVSTPGRRVYIKSAEIRPYKNNIGTMIVSTSKGIMTGKNARKLKLGGEVILKMS is encoded by the coding sequence ATGAGTATGTCAGATCCAATCGGAGATATGCTGACCCGCATTAGAAATGCAGGGAGAGCAAAACATGAGACCTGCCTGGTTCCAGGAAGTAAGATCAAGAAGTCAATTCTTGACCTCATGAAAGAAGAAGGCTTTATCAGAGACTACGAACCTGTTAAAGTAAACGAAACTTTCGAAGATTATAAAGTTTTTCTAAAGTATGATCAAACAAAACGTCCGATCATCCGTGAACTCATAAGAGTTTCTACCCCGGGTAGACGCGTTTATATCAAGAGCGCGGAAATTCGTCCGTATAAAAACAACATCGGAACCATGATCGTTTCCACTTCAAAGGGAATCATGACCGGTAAGAACGCCCGTAAACTCAAATTGGGAGGTGAAGTAATTCTGAAGATGTCCTAA
- a CDS encoding type Z 30S ribosomal protein S14 gives MAKTSIIVRHQKKKKFEVREYNRCPICGRSRGYLRRFDMCRICFRKLASGAQIPGVVKSSW, from the coding sequence ATGGCTAAAACTTCTATAATTGTAAGACACCAGAAAAAGAAAAAGTTCGAGGTAAGAGAGTATAACCGTTGCCCGATCTGCGGAAGATCACGCGGATACCTTAGAAGATTCGATATGTGCAGAATTTGCTTCCGGAAACTTGCCAGCGGTGCACAGATTCCCGGCGTAGTAAAATCATCCTGGTGA
- the rpmD gene encoding 50S ribosomal protein L30, translating into MENIIVTQVKSSIGVKKEHRLTLYALGLKKTGQQRKHKVSPQLQGMLNSVRHLIKVEKA; encoded by the coding sequence ATGGAAAACATCATCGTAACCCAGGTAAAAAGTAGTATCGGAGTCAAAAAAGAACACAGATTGACTCTGTACGCTCTCGGCCTCAAAAAAACCGGTCAACAGAGAAAGCACAAAGTTTCTCCTCAACTCCAAGGAATGCTGAATTCCGTGAGACATCTCATCAAGGTTGAGAAGGCTTAA